The proteins below are encoded in one region of Candidatus Berkelbacteria bacterium:
- a CDS encoding DUF3006 domain-containing protein, producing the protein MAQAPIQLRAVVDRFEGHKGVLLFDDADLLGPLAGQELVLPKRLLPTGCREGDVIVFDMLTDLQATQHRETLARQVLEEILNGR; encoded by the coding sequence ATGGCTCAAGCGCCAATTCAACTGCGTGCCGTCGTCGACCGATTTGAGGGCCATAAAGGAGTTTTACTCTTTGATGACGCTGATCTTCTCGGCCCGCTTGCTGGTCAAGAATTGGTTTTGCCAAAACGTCTCTTGCCAACTGGTTGCCGCGAGGGCGACGTGATTGTGTTTGATATGCTGACTGATCTTCAGGCTACCCAACATCGTGAGACCCTAGCGCGTCAAGTTCTTGAGGAAATTTTGAATGGTCGATAA
- a CDS encoding VanW family protein, which translates to MVDKNSISRRTLRRWIVGGISALLGVLVFAGGIYGFYTIAYADSIFPNTYVGPVSVGAESLVEAETSITRAVQEYQKTSLKFAIENEALSLALDELSVNYDALESATLAYGLGRTGSLWENLLIQVGGLIEPNTLELRLTYNEENLNDFLELQSTKFDEPEQNATIAYIDGEVNVVPEMSGQRFDQDRLRAEIIASLKTLTPLQTAVYELRPSTPTVTADQVKALLPMIERVATQPLTLVAEGKNYKVSPEQLSEWLAISKESNQTPTVEGFFETNSTVMVGFDQEKIQGYLKTIATEINQDPVDARLTIKDGRASVFQTSKDGKALDLEKASAEIIQLLEVRYRNARTRADAKAETLTLPVKLTKPIVNSSTVDDLGIKELIGKGTTDFSGSPNNRVHNLANGTKFLSGILVKPGEEFSTVKALGAVDASTGYLPELVIKENRTIPEYGGGLCQVSTTLFRAILDAGLKVTERKAHSYRVSYYERNVGPGLDATVYLPKPDLKFLNDTPGWILVQGYVTDKELTFELYGTSDGRTAKIDGPQTLSRTPPPADVYETSSSLAPGEVKQIEKPHEGARTTATYTVMRNGEVINSQTFTSSYKALPARFLKGPDQPTDQPSN; encoded by the coding sequence ATGGTCGATAAAAATTCAATTTCGCGTCGCACACTCCGGCGCTGGATTGTTGGAGGGATAAGCGCCTTACTAGGCGTTCTTGTTTTTGCAGGCGGAATCTATGGTTTCTATACGATTGCTTACGCCGATAGCATTTTTCCAAATACCTATGTCGGGCCAGTCAGTGTGGGCGCCGAATCGCTTGTCGAAGCCGAGACAAGTATTACTCGCGCCGTTCAGGAATACCAAAAGACGTCTTTGAAATTTGCGATTGAGAATGAAGCTCTTTCTTTGGCGCTCGATGAGCTCTCGGTCAATTACGATGCGCTGGAAAGCGCAACGCTAGCCTATGGCTTGGGGCGCACTGGTTCACTTTGGGAAAATCTGCTTATTCAAGTTGGCGGTTTAATTGAACCCAATACTCTTGAGCTTCGTTTGACTTATAATGAGGAAAATCTCAATGATTTTCTTGAGCTCCAAAGTACTAAATTTGATGAGCCAGAACAGAATGCCACGATTGCTTATATTGATGGCGAGGTGAACGTGGTGCCGGAAATGAGTGGTCAGCGCTTCGATCAGGATCGTCTGCGCGCTGAAATCATCGCGAGTCTTAAAACCTTGACCCCGCTTCAAACCGCTGTTTACGAACTTCGGCCTTCAACTCCAACTGTCACGGCTGATCAAGTCAAGGCGCTTTTGCCAATGATCGAGCGGGTTGCGACTCAACCACTGACTTTAGTCGCCGAAGGCAAAAACTATAAAGTCTCGCCGGAACAGTTAAGCGAGTGGCTCGCGATCAGCAAAGAATCAAACCAAACGCCGACAGTTGAAGGATTTTTTGAAACCAACAGCACGGTGATGGTCGGTTTCGATCAGGAGAAAATTCAAGGCTATCTTAAAACTATTGCCACTGAAATTAATCAAGACCCTGTTGATGCGCGCCTGACAATTAAAGATGGCCGTGCGAGCGTTTTTCAAACAAGCAAAGATGGCAAAGCGTTAGATTTGGAGAAGGCGTCGGCCGAAATTATTCAACTTCTCGAAGTGCGCTATCGCAATGCTCGAACGCGCGCTGACGCCAAGGCGGAAACACTCACCCTGCCTGTTAAACTGACGAAGCCAATTGTTAATTCGAGCACAGTTGATGATTTAGGGATTAAGGAGCTGATTGGCAAAGGCACAACCGATTTTTCCGGCTCACCAAATAATCGAGTGCATAATTTGGCAAATGGCACCAAGTTTTTAAGCGGCATTCTTGTTAAACCAGGTGAGGAGTTTTCAACTGTTAAAGCACTGGGCGCCGTCGACGCCTCGACGGGTTATTTGCCGGAGCTCGTCATCAAAGAGAATCGGACAATCCCGGAATATGGCGGTGGATTATGTCAGGTCTCAACAACCCTTTTTCGGGCGATTCTAGACGCTGGCTTGAAGGTGACGGAGCGGAAGGCTCATTCATACCGGGTTAGTTATTATGAGCGGAATGTCGGACCTGGGCTTGATGCAACGGTTTATCTGCCCAAACCCGATCTCAAATTTTTAAATGACACACCCGGTTGGATTCTGGTTCAAGGTTATGTCACCGATAAAGAGCTGACTTTCGAACTCTATGGCACTTCCGACGGCCGCACCGCCAAGATTGATGGTCCCCAAACTTTGTCGCGGACACCACCACCAGCTGATGTTTATGAAACTTCGAGCAGTTTGGCGCCTGGCGAGGTCAAGCAAATTGAAAAACCGCATGAAGGCGCTCGCACCACGGCCACGTATACCGTGATGCGCAATGGAGAAGTGATCAACAGTCAAACTTTTACTTCCAGTTACAAGGCTCTGCCGGCGCGTTTTCTCAAAGGGCCGGATCAGCCAACTGATCAGCCGTCAAACTAA
- a CDS encoding CTP synthase has product MNSRKYIFISGGVISGLGKGVTAASIGRLLESTGFSVTAIKVDMYLNLDAGTIRPQEHGEVFVTDDGLESDQDLGNYERFMNVNLGRANYITTGQVYQEVLRRERAFEYQGEDVEAIPHVTDEIIHRIKEAGRVQRAEIVIIEFGGTVGEYQNALFFEASRIMKFKTPADILQVHVAYLPIPVSLGEMKSKPVQQSVKLLNSMGIQPDMIVGRADAPIDKRRRERLALFCNVRPEDVISNPNVDSIYEVPLILEAQRVGEIILEKLGLKPRRHNLKDWRKLVASIQRVKREIKIAVVGKYFGTGDYTLSDSYISVIEAVKHGGWTQGIKPNMTWIDAERYETNPKLVQELNTYAGVIVPGGFGSRGVEGIITAIKFAREQKIPYLGLCYGMQLATVEFARHVAHLIGAHTTEIKKRPTHPVIHIIPEQEKKLLKFEYGGTMRLGAYPAKLKKDTRAEKIYGRGRVSERHRHRYELNNEYREILESAGLVISGASPDGRLAEIIELPGERHPFFIGTQFHPEFQSRPLSPHPLFTAFVTAAKKRQLVSLTADQLADPAL; this is encoded by the coding sequence ATGAACTCAAGAAAATATATCTTCATTTCGGGCGGAGTAATTTCCGGCCTCGGCAAAGGGGTGACCGCCGCTTCGATCGGGCGTTTGTTGGAATCGACCGGTTTTAGCGTGACAGCGATTAAAGTCGATATGTATTTAAATCTTGATGCCGGCACCATCCGCCCTCAAGAGCATGGCGAGGTCTTTGTAACCGATGATGGATTAGAATCCGATCAGGATTTGGGCAATTACGAACGTTTCATGAACGTCAATTTGGGACGCGCGAATTACATTACAACTGGCCAAGTCTATCAGGAGGTTCTGCGCCGCGAACGCGCCTTTGAATATCAGGGTGAAGATGTGGAGGCGATTCCGCATGTGACTGATGAGATCATCCATAGGATTAAAGAGGCAGGCCGAGTCCAGCGGGCTGAAATTGTGATTATCGAGTTTGGCGGCACAGTCGGCGAATATCAAAATGCTCTATTTTTCGAAGCGTCTAGAATTATGAAGTTTAAAACCCCGGCCGATATTCTACAAGTGCATGTTGCCTACTTACCGATTCCTGTCTCGCTTGGCGAGATGAAATCAAAACCCGTTCAACAATCAGTTAAGCTCCTAAACTCAATGGGCATCCAGCCGGATATGATTGTTGGCCGAGCCGATGCGCCAATCGATAAACGACGACGGGAACGCCTCGCGCTCTTTTGCAATGTCCGCCCCGAAGATGTGATCTCGAATCCAAATGTTGACTCAATTTATGAAGTCCCCTTGATCCTTGAGGCTCAAAGAGTAGGGGAGATCATCCTGGAAAAACTCGGCCTAAAACCGAGACGGCACAACCTTAAAGACTGGCGCAAGTTAGTTGCGTCGATCCAGCGCGTCAAACGCGAAATTAAAATTGCGGTGGTTGGGAAGTATTTCGGCACGGGTGACTATACACTCTCCGATTCCTACATTTCGGTGATTGAGGCGGTTAAGCATGGTGGTTGGACCCAAGGCATTAAGCCAAATATGACTTGGATTGACGCTGAACGATATGAAACAAATCCCAAACTCGTTCAGGAATTAAATACTTACGCCGGTGTGATCGTGCCGGGCGGTTTTGGAAGTCGAGGAGTGGAAGGCATTATCACAGCGATTAAATTTGCTCGCGAGCAAAAAATTCCTTATCTCGGACTCTGCTACGGCATGCAACTCGCAACCGTTGAGTTCGCTCGCCACGTGGCTCATCTCATTGGCGCTCACACAACTGAAATTAAAAAACGACCGACTCATCCAGTGATCCACATTATACCGGAACAGGAGAAAAAACTTTTAAAGTTTGAATATGGCGGCACAATGCGCTTGGGTGCCTACCCAGCTAAACTTAAAAAAGACACCCGCGCGGAAAAAATTTACGGTAGGGGACGGGTGAGCGAGCGTCATCGACATCGATATGAACTTAACAACGAATATCGAGAAATTTTGGAATCTGCCGGCCTGGTAATTTCCGGCGCCTCACCTGACGGTCGTTTGGCTGAAATTATTGAGCTCCCGGGGGAGCGCCATCCGTTTTTCATCGGCACGCAATTTCATCCAGAATTTCAATCCCGTCCACTCTCCCCTCACCCGCTTTTTACGGCCTTTGTAACGGCGGCAAAAAAACGACAGTTAGTTAGTTTGACGGCTGATCAGTTGGCTGATCCGGCCCTTTGA
- a CDS encoding phosphomannomutase/phosphoglucomutase: MAESIFKAYDIRGIYPDQLDEEGVYQIIQAYIKVVKPKKVVVSRDVREHGPQLQQAAIRSFIEAGVDVVDAGLVSTDMFYWAVANLPVEGGVTLSASHNAREWNGLNMARQGAEPISKESGLDEIKNLALAGCRVESDRKGMIKEQDILDDYCRWLLSLIDVGKLTPLTLAVNPNHGYQGIVLERIIELGKLPIKVKKIYFEPDGTFPLPGGHPNPLIPENRHASVELVQTSAANLGVSWDADGDRCFLIDETGRFLEGYFTTAVLAVEQLKKHPGGKVIIDPRLIWASTQAILANGGLPIISRAGMTIIAKRMQAEGAIFAGEMSAHYYFPETYNRDNGMLPLFRILELMASSRKKLSEIYDPYLAKYFVSGEINSTVTDIQMILKSIETKYVGGKVEHIDGVSVEYPDWRFNLRSSNTEPLLRLNVEANSKKVMEQKRDELLAIIRA; encoded by the coding sequence ATGGCTGAAAGCATTTTCAAGGCTTACGATATTCGCGGCATCTATCCAGATCAACTCGACGAAGAGGGTGTTTATCAAATTATTCAGGCGTATATTAAAGTTGTAAAGCCTAAAAAAGTTGTTGTCAGTCGCGATGTGCGTGAACATGGACCCCAGCTTCAGCAAGCGGCCATTCGGAGTTTTATCGAAGCTGGAGTGGATGTTGTCGATGCGGGTTTGGTCTCGACAGATATGTTCTATTGGGCGGTCGCTAATTTACCCGTCGAGGGCGGAGTCACTTTATCTGCCTCACATAACGCTCGAGAGTGGAACGGTTTAAACATGGCTCGACAAGGCGCCGAACCGATTTCGAAGGAATCGGGTCTAGATGAGATTAAAAATCTTGCCCTAGCCGGATGTCGAGTCGAGAGTGATCGCAAAGGTATGATTAAGGAACAAGACATTCTCGATGATTATTGTCGCTGGCTTCTTTCGTTAATCGATGTCGGCAAATTGACCCCGCTCACACTTGCTGTTAATCCCAACCATGGCTATCAAGGAATTGTTTTAGAGCGGATCATCGAGCTTGGCAAACTCCCAATCAAAGTTAAGAAAATCTATTTCGAACCGGATGGTACTTTTCCTCTGCCCGGTGGGCACCCTAATCCGCTGATTCCGGAGAATCGTCACGCAAGCGTTGAACTTGTGCAGACCTCGGCCGCCAATCTTGGTGTTTCATGGGATGCAGACGGTGATAGATGTTTTCTCATCGATGAGACAGGACGGTTCCTTGAGGGCTATTTCACGACAGCTGTACTTGCGGTTGAACAACTCAAGAAGCATCCGGGTGGCAAAGTGATTATTGACCCAAGGCTGATTTGGGCTTCAACCCAGGCGATTCTGGCAAATGGCGGTCTGCCAATTATCTCGCGGGCTGGTATGACCATTATCGCCAAGCGCATGCAGGCTGAAGGCGCAATTTTTGCAGGCGAGATGAGCGCGCATTATTATTTTCCCGAGACGTATAATCGAGATAATGGCATGTTGCCGCTTTTCCGCATTCTTGAGCTAATGGCCTCAAGCAGGAAGAAGCTTTCAGAAATTTATGATCCCTACCTTGCCAAGTACTTTGTCTCCGGGGAGATCAACAGCACAGTCACTGATATTCAAATGATTCTAAAATCAATCGAGACCAAGTATGTTGGTGGCAAAGTTGAGCATATCGACGGGGTTTCAGTTGAGTACCCTGACTGGCGCTTTAATTTGCGCTCTTCAAACACTGAACCACTTCTGCGGCTCAATGTTGAGGCGAATTCGAAGAAAGTGATGGAGCAAAAGCGTGACGAACTGCTCGCAATTATTCGAGCGTAA
- the trpS gene encoding tryptophan--tRNA ligase, translated as MKILSGIQPSGCLHLGNYLGAIKQQIELQAQGEQVTYFIADLHALTVLQEPKKLANQILSVAAMYLALGLDPARSTLFLQSSRPEHCELQWILLTLTNLGELERMTQFKEKGRGIDRARVNVGLFAYPTLMAADILLYQTEEVPVGEDQVQHIELTRDLAKRFNSRFGETFTLPKPRLIDETKRILGLDDPANKMSKSAISTYNYIALTDTADTVRQKIRKAVTDSGNEIEFSDDKQALKNLLTIFAGVTDRTIETIVAEYTGKGYAEFKESLANEINKFLAPVQARYDKLIADEQYLAQILKDGTERVQPVAAQTLKTVKEQIGLITLE; from the coding sequence ATGAAAATTTTGTCTGGAATCCAGCCGTCGGGTTGCCTGCATCTTGGAAACTATTTGGGAGCGATCAAGCAACAGATTGAACTTCAGGCTCAAGGTGAACAAGTAACATATTTTATCGCCGACTTGCATGCGCTCACCGTCTTACAGGAACCCAAAAAACTTGCCAACCAAATTTTATCTGTCGCGGCAATGTACCTTGCGCTTGGTCTTGACCCAGCTCGCTCAACACTCTTCTTGCAAAGTTCCCGCCCAGAACACTGCGAGCTTCAGTGGATTCTATTGACACTGACAAATCTTGGCGAACTTGAGCGGATGACCCAGTTTAAGGAAAAAGGACGAGGCATCGATCGCGCGCGCGTCAATGTTGGACTTTTTGCCTACCCGACTTTGATGGCGGCCGACATTTTACTTTACCAAACTGAAGAAGTGCCCGTTGGCGAAGACCAGGTTCAACACATCGAACTCACACGCGATCTTGCCAAGCGCTTCAATAGTCGTTTCGGTGAAACGTTTACCCTGCCAAAACCGCGCCTCATCGATGAGACAAAACGAATTCTCGGTCTTGATGATCCAGCGAATAAAATGAGCAAGTCGGCAATATCTACCTATAATTACATCGCACTGACCGACACTGCCGATACCGTTCGGCAGAAAATCAGAAAAGCTGTCACCGATTCCGGCAATGAGATTGAATTTTCAGATGATAAACAGGCGCTCAAAAACCTACTCACGATTTTCGCTGGCGTTACCGACCGAACAATCGAAACGATTGTCGCTGAATACACTGGCAAAGGCTATGCCGAGTTTAAGGAGAGTCTGGCAAATGAAATCAATAAGTTTCTGGCACCGGTCCAAGCGAGATACGACAAATTAATTGCCGACGAACAGTATCTTGCGCAAATTCTTAAAGATGGCACCGAGCGAGTGCAACCAGTCGCCGCACAAACTCTTAAAACGGTCAAAGAACAAATCGGTCTAATTACGCTCGAATAA